The Fusobacterium sp. FSA-380-WT-3A region TCTATAAGTATCTTCTTTTTTCTTAATAGTTGCACCTTCATTATTTGCTGCTGCAATTAACTCAGCTGCTAATTTTTCTATCATTCCATATTCTTTTCTATCTCTAGTATATGTTTTTAACCATCTTAATGCTAAAGTTTGTTGTCTTTCTAATCTAACTTCTGTTGGAACTTGGTAAGTAGCTCCCCCGATTCTTCTAGATCTTACTTCGATTTGAGGTTTTATATTTTCCATAGCTTGTTTGAAAACATCATACCCCTCTTTACCAGTTTTTTCTTTTATTAAGTCCATAGCTGAATAGAATATAGATTCTGCTAAAGATTTTTTACCGTCTACCATTAATGCATTTATTGTTTTAGTAACTACCTTATCATTATATCTTGAATCAGGTAATACATCTCTTTTAACTGCTGCTCTTCTTCTTGACATTTAAACTGTGTCACC contains the following coding sequences:
- the rpsG gene encoding 30S ribosomal protein S7 codes for the protein MSRRRAAVKRDVLPDSRYNDKVVTKTINALMVDGKKSLAESIFYSAMDLIKEKTGKEGYDVFKQAMENIKPQIEVRSRRIGGATYQVPTEVRLERQQTLALRWLKTYTRDRKEYGMIEKLAAELIAAANNEGATIKKKEDTYRMAEANRAFAHYKY